One stretch of Diorhabda carinulata isolate Delta chromosome 5, icDioCari1.1, whole genome shotgun sequence DNA includes these proteins:
- the LOC130894300 gene encoding lachesin-like isoform X1 translates to MLFVEVFVQQTQMLLLVTLLLIDLVSTRGYNHHSYGRHVRNIDSMGISVLGEFNQDLAFPRFSEPIPNVTVTVGRDALLACVVDNLRGFKVAWVRVDTQTILSIHHNVITQNPRISLSYNDHRSWYLHIKNVQEVDRGWYMCQVNTDPMRSRQGYLQVVVPPSIIDKETSSDMVVLESTNVSLTCKATGYPEPYVMWRREDGEDIRYNGENVNVVDGEILFITKVSRLHMAVYLCIASNGVPPSISKRVQLKVQFPPMLSIPNQLEGAYIGQDVTLECRTEAFPTSINYWTTERGDMIISGSDKYEAVSMDNGYKKYMMLKIRRVNKSDFGSYKCVAKNSLGETDGVIKLEEIPAPTTIKTTTHFTSLDTKKGNSRGSTKGTSNDNRVNSVGKEDTSIAEYDYDSEYTLPSNGPPPIQEPPGAFSGASRNFNSIAVAIFFLFFSLFFYFLEMVSSDEGPR, encoded by the exons GAAGACACGTTCGAAACATAGATTCCATGGGAATATCAGTTCTTGGAGAATTTAATCAGG ATTTGGCTTTTCCGCGTTTCTCTGAACCCATTCCCAACGTTACTGTCACAGTCGGCAGAGACGCTTTGCTGGCGTGCGTCGTCGACAACCTCAGAGGATTCAAG gTGGCTTGGGTTCGCGTCGACACCCAAACTATTCTATCCATTCATCATAACGTAATAACCCAAAATCCTCGTATATCTCTATCGTACAATGATCATAGATCTTGGTATTTACATATCAAGAACGTACAAGAAGTCGATAGGGGATGGTACATGTGTCAAGTTAATACTGACCCGATGCGATCCAGACAAGGATATCTACAAGTTGTCG TTCCTCCTAGTATTATTGACAAAGAAACCAGCTCTGATATGGTGGTACTAGAATCAACGAATGTCAGTTTGACGTGTAAAGCCACCGGATATCCTGAACCGTATGTGATGTGGAGGAGAGAAGACGGGGAAGATATCCGTTATAACGGAGAAAATG TAAACGTTGTGGATGGCGAGATTCTATTCATAACCAAAGTGAGTCGACTTCATATGGCTGTTTATCTTTGTATAGCCTCAAATGGAGTTCCTCCATCTATAAGTAAAAGAGTGCAGCTCAAAGTTCAAT TTCCTCCGATGCTATCGATTCCCAACCAGCTGGAAGGGGCGTATATTGGACAGGATGTGACCCTAGAATGCCGGACGGAAGCTTTCCCAACTTCCATCAATTATTGGACGACGGAAAGGGGAGACATGATTATCTCAGGTA GTGATAAATACGAAGCTGTTTCAATGGATAACGGCTATAAGAAGTACATGATGCTCAAAATTCGTAGAGTTAATAAATCAGATTTCGGCTCATACAAATGCGTAGCGAAAAATTCTCTAGGAGAAACAGATGGCGTCATCAAATTAGAAG AGATTCCAGCTCCTACAACTATTAAAACAACAACCCATTTCACATCTTTAGATACCAAGAAAG GAAACTCCAGGGGATCTACGAAGGGTACATCGAATGACAACAGGGTGAATTCTGTAGGGAAAGAAGATACAAGTATAGCAG AATACGACTACGATAGCGAATACACTCTGCCGTCCAACGGACCGCCACCCATCCAGGAGCCTCCGGGCGCTTTCAGTGGAGCGTCACGAAACTTCAACTCTATCGCAGTCGccattttcttcttgttcttctcgCTATTCTTTTACTTTTTGGAAATGGTTTCGTCCGATGAAGGCCCGAGGTGA
- the LOC130894300 gene encoding neurotrimin-like isoform X2, with the protein MLFVEVFVQQTQMLLLVTLLLIDLVSTRGYNHHSYGRHVRNIDSMGISVLGEFNQDLAFPRFSEPIPNVTVTVGRDALLACVVDNLRGFKVAWVRVDTQTILSIHHNVITQNPRISLSYNDHRSWYLHIKNVQEVDRGWYMCQVNTDPMRSRQGYLQVVVPPSIIDKETSSDMVVLESTNVSLTCKATGYPEPYVMWRREDGEDIRYNGENVNVVDGEILFITKVSRLHMAVYLCIASNGVPPSISKRVQLKVQFPPMLSIPNQLEGAYIGQDVTLECRTEAFPTSINYWTTERGDMIISGDKYEAVSMDNGYKKYMMLKIRRVNKSDFGSYKCVAKNSLGETDGVIKLEEIPAPTTIKTTTHFTSLDTKKGNSRGSTKGTSNDNRVNSVGKEDTSIAEYDYDSEYTLPSNGPPPIQEPPGAFSGASRNFNSIAVAIFFLFFSLFFYFLEMVSSDEGPR; encoded by the exons GAAGACACGTTCGAAACATAGATTCCATGGGAATATCAGTTCTTGGAGAATTTAATCAGG ATTTGGCTTTTCCGCGTTTCTCTGAACCCATTCCCAACGTTACTGTCACAGTCGGCAGAGACGCTTTGCTGGCGTGCGTCGTCGACAACCTCAGAGGATTCAAG gTGGCTTGGGTTCGCGTCGACACCCAAACTATTCTATCCATTCATCATAACGTAATAACCCAAAATCCTCGTATATCTCTATCGTACAATGATCATAGATCTTGGTATTTACATATCAAGAACGTACAAGAAGTCGATAGGGGATGGTACATGTGTCAAGTTAATACTGACCCGATGCGATCCAGACAAGGATATCTACAAGTTGTCG TTCCTCCTAGTATTATTGACAAAGAAACCAGCTCTGATATGGTGGTACTAGAATCAACGAATGTCAGTTTGACGTGTAAAGCCACCGGATATCCTGAACCGTATGTGATGTGGAGGAGAGAAGACGGGGAAGATATCCGTTATAACGGAGAAAATG TAAACGTTGTGGATGGCGAGATTCTATTCATAACCAAAGTGAGTCGACTTCATATGGCTGTTTATCTTTGTATAGCCTCAAATGGAGTTCCTCCATCTATAAGTAAAAGAGTGCAGCTCAAAGTTCAAT TTCCTCCGATGCTATCGATTCCCAACCAGCTGGAAGGGGCGTATATTGGACAGGATGTGACCCTAGAATGCCGGACGGAAGCTTTCCCAACTTCCATCAATTATTGGACGACGGAAAGGGGAGACATGATTATCTCAG GTGATAAATACGAAGCTGTTTCAATGGATAACGGCTATAAGAAGTACATGATGCTCAAAATTCGTAGAGTTAATAAATCAGATTTCGGCTCATACAAATGCGTAGCGAAAAATTCTCTAGGAGAAACAGATGGCGTCATCAAATTAGAAG AGATTCCAGCTCCTACAACTATTAAAACAACAACCCATTTCACATCTTTAGATACCAAGAAAG GAAACTCCAGGGGATCTACGAAGGGTACATCGAATGACAACAGGGTGAATTCTGTAGGGAAAGAAGATACAAGTATAGCAG AATACGACTACGATAGCGAATACACTCTGCCGTCCAACGGACCGCCACCCATCCAGGAGCCTCCGGGCGCTTTCAGTGGAGCGTCACGAAACTTCAACTCTATCGCAGTCGccattttcttcttgttcttctcgCTATTCTTTTACTTTTTGGAAATGGTTTCGTCCGATGAAGGCCCGAGGTGA